Proteins found in one Zea mays cultivar B73 chromosome 1, Zm-B73-REFERENCE-NAM-5.0, whole genome shotgun sequence genomic segment:
- the LOC100273888 gene encoding pentatricopeptide repeat-containing protein At4g21300 isoform X1 produces the protein MALKLCRRLSGFIVGANSRCCRLSDVDKFALLFQNCTDVRSLKKLHARVLTLGLGRDVILGSEILICYASLGVLCKTRLCFQGFLNNDLAEWNSVMVDIFRAGYPEEAILLYRGLKLRQIDLDEKTVTFGLKSCIELRNLLLGKGMHADSVKLGLSRDKFVGSSLVGLYSKLARMDDSQKAFEEILDKDIVSYTSMITGYSENMDSTSWNAFKIVSDMSWSNLEVNRVTLVSLLQVAGNLGAIREGKSVHCYSIRRDIGISDEVLETSLVHMYMQCGACQLASAVLKNSAQSVASWNAMLAGLVRTGQSGNAIHYLYIMLYEHKVVPDSVTYANVISACAELCNSGYAASVHAYIIRRSIPLDVVLATALIKVYLKCTRITISKRLFNQLVVKDTVSYNAMIYGYLQNGMVNEAIALLKEMVTECVAPNFVTILSLLAAIADHKDFARGRWIHGFSIRHGFCSNVDIANQIIRMYSGCGKIASARIVFASFENKNLISWTTMMMGCLFCGHGGQTVELFQLLMQQHDNKPDSIAVMTAIQAVSEFGHLKGVKQVHCFVYRALLEKDTKTMNSLITAYAKCGRLDLSVSLFLSLEHRDLDSWNSMISAYGMHGFYTKVLEMFKLMEEGNINPDGLTFSSVLSACSHAGLIKEGLHIFQSMTSMYSVRPQEEHYGCFVDLMSRAGHLEEGYKFIKLSTLNDKSSVLCALLSACRTYGNTMLGQVISNELLEVGQQNPGTYALISEVFAQKGQWNKSASIRNRAKENGLRKLPGSSLIESVEQVSKVC, from the coding sequence ATGGCGCTGAAGCTATGCAGGAGGCTATCAGGATTTATTGTTGGTGCGAATTCTAGATGTTGTAGGCTAAGTGATGTTGATAAGTTTGCTTTACTGTTCCAAAACTGCACAGATGTGAGGTCTCTGAAGAAGCTCCATGCTCGTGTTCTGACACTTGGACTTGGCAGGGATGTTATTCTTGGCTCTGAAATTTTGATTTGTTATGCTAGTTTAGGTGTCCTGTGCAAGACAAGACTTTGTTTCCAAGGCTTCTTAAATAATGATCTTGCTGAGTGGAATTCAGTCATGGTTGACATTTTTAgggctggttatcctgaggaagctATTCTTTTGTACAGAGGATTGAAGTTGCGTCAGATTGACTTAGATGAGAAAACTGTTACTTTTGGCTTGAAGAGCTGCATTGAACTTCGGAATTTGTTATTGGGCAAAGGAATGCATGCAGACTCAGTAAAGCTTGGCCTCAGTAGGGATAAATTTGTTGGTTCTTCTCTTGTTGGGTTATACTCTAAGCTTGCCAGAATGGATGATTCACAGAAGGCATTTGAAGAGATTCTGGACAAGGACATCGTTTCTTACACCTCGATGATCACTGGTTATTCTGAAAATATGGATTCTACTTCATGGAATGCATTTAAAATTGTTAGTGACATGTCGTGGAGCAACTTGGAAGTAAATCGTGTGACTCTGGTTAGCTTACTGCAAGTTGCGGGTAATCTGGGAGCAATTAGAGAAGGGAAATCAGTACATTGCTATTCAATAAGGAGAGATATTGGTATCTCAGATGAAGTTCTAGAGACCAGCCTTGTTCACATGTACATGCAATGTGGAGCTTGCCAATTAGCATCTGCTGTCTTGAAAAATTCGGCGCAATCTGTGGCTTCCTGGAATGCAATGCTTGCTGGTCTTGTTCGAACCGGACAGAGTGGAAATGCAATACACTATCTTTATATCATGCTATATGAGCATAAGGTAGTTCCAGATTCTGTAACCTATGCAAATGTGATATCTGCTTGTGCTGAGCTATGCAATTCAGGCTATGCTGCCAGTGTTCATGCCTACATAATTAGAAGGTCTATTCCTCTAGATGTAGTTTTGGCCACAGCTCTTATCAAAGTATACTTGAAATGCACTAGAATTACGATATCCAAGCGTCTCTTTAATCAATTGGTGGTTAAAGATACAGTCTCCTATAACGCCATGATCTATGGTTATCTCCAAAATGGCATGGTCAATGAAGCTATTGCGTTGCTCAAAGAAATGGTGACAGAATGTGTTGCACCAAATTTTGTGACCATTCTTAGTCTGCTTGCAGCTATCGCTGATCACAAAGATTTTGCTAGAGGGAGGTGGATTCACGGGTTTTCAATTAGACATGGTTTTTGTTCCAATGTCGACATTGCAAATCAAATCATACGTATGTATTCTGGTTGTGGAAAGATTGCATCAGCAAGGATTGTATTTGCTTCATTTGAAAACAAAAATTTAATTTCATGGACTACCATGATGATgggatgcttattctgtggacaTGGAGGTCAAACAGTTGAATTATTTCAATTATTAATGCAACAACACGACAATAAACCTGATTCTATCGCTGTTATGACTGCAATTCAGGCTGTTTCTGAGTTTGGACATTTGAAAGGTGTAAAGCAAGTTCATTGCTTTGTCTACCGTGCCTTGTTGGAGAAAGATACGAAGACCATGAATTCTTTGATAACTGCATATGCCAAATGTGGCAGGTTGGATTTATCAGTAAGTTTGTTCTTGAGTTTGGAACACAGAGATCTAGATTCATGGAATTCTATGATCAGCGCTTATGGGATGCATGGATTTTATACTAAGGTACTTGAAATGTTTAAGCTGATGGAAGAAGGAAATATTAATCCTGATGGGTTAACATTTTCTTCAGTGCTTTCTGCATGCAGTCATGCTGGTCTAATTAAGGAGGGTCTGCATATTTTTCAGTCAATGACCTCAATGTATTCAGTTCGTCCACAGGAAGAGCATTATGGTTGCTTTGTTGATTTAATGAGTCGAGCGGGACATCTTGAAGAAGGATACAAGTTCATAAAGTTATCTACCTTAAATGACAAATCTAGTGTACTTTGTGCTTTACTTTCTGCATGCAGAACTTATGGAAATACAATGCTTGGGCAGGTTATTAGCAATGAGCTCCTTGAGGTTGGACAACAGAATCCAGGTACTTATGCTTTGATTTCAGAAGTATTTGCTCAGAAAGGACAATGGAATAAATCAGCTAGTATAAGGAATAGAGCAAAAGAAAATGGGTTGAGAAAACTTCCTGGTTCTAGCTTGATCGAATCAGTGGAGCAAGTTAGCAAGGTGTGTTAG